In the genome of Streptacidiphilus rugosus AM-16, the window TGGGGCAGGGCGCGCTCATGGCCGTCGGCGCCTACACCACCGCGTTGCTGATCGGCCATCTCCACTGGGCTTTGGCCGTGGTCCTGCTCTGCTCCGCGGCCGTCGCGGGAACCGTCGGACTCGTCCTGGCCGTGGCGGCGTCCCGGCTTCGAGGGGTCTACCTGGCGACCGCGACTCTCGCTCTCGCGGTCGGCCTCCCGGCGCTTGCCGACTACCCCGGCCTGAGCGGTGCCCTGCAGGGCGAGAACGGGCTGACGGTCAACACCTCGGCCCCGCCGGCCGGGCTGGGCCCGAACTTCCCGCTGGAACGCTGGCAGGCGTGGGTCAGCGGCCTGTGCGCCGTCCTCACTCTCTGGTTCCTCGCGAACCTCCAGCGAAGCCGCTACGGCCGACTGATGCGTGCCGCCCAGGACGACGAGTCGGCGGCAGCCCTCAGCGGGGTCCGCATCGCCCGATTGCGCGTCCTGGCCTTCGTCATCGCAGCGGCCTGCGCAGGTCTCGGCGGCGGGCTGCTGGCCTGGGTCAACTCGCTCGCCGCGCCAGGGGCCTTCACGTTGGACCTGTCCATCGCGCTGCTGACAGCCGCGATCCTGGGCGGGGTCGGAAGCCTGGCCGGTGCCGTGTGGGGTTCGCTGTTCCTCGTGGTGATCTCGTCCTGGACCTCCGGCCTCTCATCCAGCAACCAGCTGCCGGCCAACGTTGCCGACAACCTGCCAGGTGCGATCTACGGCGTCGTCCTCATCGTTGTGATGCGGGGCTTCCCCGGCGGCATCCAGCAGGGTCTGCGCCGCCTCGGCGCCCGGCTCGCCAGGAGGGTCCTGATAAGTCGTCGTACCGAAGGTGGTCGCTGAGTCTCCGTAGCTCAGGAATGCGGACCGTGGGGCCGGAGACCGCACCGATCAGGCGCCTCGTCCCGGTCTCGACTCCTCGCGTCGGCGCCGCCCCAGTCCTGCTGGAGGGAGATCCGTGCCGGGTCCGCTGCCCCACTCAGTGACTGCTGAGAGTGGTGCGCAGCTCGCGACGGGAGGCGACACCGAGCTTGGTGAAAACGTGAGCCAGGTGGTATTCGACGGTCTTCGGGCTGACGAAGAGTTCGCGGGCGACTTCCCCGTTGGTCAGTCCGGTGGCCACCAGCCGGGCGATTGTCTGTTCGCGGTCGGTCAGCGCCGTCGTGGCGGATGCTGGCCCGGTGGCCAGGTGGTCGCCGCCGGCGTCCAGATCGCGGGCGACCCGTTCGGCGAAGGGTGCCGCGCCCAAGGCGCCGAACCGCTCGTGGGCGGAGTTGAGCTGTTCCAGGGCGCGCGGCTTGTCGCCCGAGGCCAGCAGGAGCCGACCCAGTGCGTGCTCCAAGCGGGCCCGGTGGAACGGGACGTCGCCTTCGCCGGACGGCTGGGCCAGGCCCGTCTCGTAGGCCTCCCGGGCAGCGTCGGGCAGGCCGTGTGCTTCGGCGAGCTGTCCGGCGGCCCGTGCGGCGGCGAGACGCAGGCTCACCATGTCGGCGGCAAGGGCTTGAAGGCGCTCCAGGGTACGCTCGGCTGCGGGCAGATGTCCGGTGTCGGTCAGTGCTTCGACCTCCAGAGGGAGGAACCACATCTTGGCGGCGATGTAGGCGCCCGCGGTGGGCCGGGCGAAGACCGGTTCGAGTACGCGGTACAGGGCCTCGGAGTCGTCCTGGGCCTGGGCCAGCGCTGCCTCGGCGCGCACGGGGTAGACCCAGTCCCGTTCGGGGGCCGCTGCGCCCTGGACCCATTGCTGGCATGTCCGCAGGTGCTCGCGAGCCGCTGCCCAGTGGCCCCGGCCGGCGGCCAGGACGCAGGCGATTGAGTGGGCGCGGGCGGCGGCGGGCAGCGCGCCGTCGGCCACCGCGACGGTCATCGCCTGGTCTGCGGTGCCGGCGGCCTGATCCCACAGGCCGAGCTGGTACTGGCAGTCGGCGAGGTAGCTGAGCCCGGCGGTGCGCATGTAGCCGACTCGGGCGCGGGGCCGGCCGAGGGTGGTGGAGAGATCGTCGAGTGCTCTGCGCAGGTCTCCTGATTGTTCGCGGAACACGCCGCGGCAGACGGCCAGCATGCCCTGTTCGTCGGGGACCTTGTCCGCAGGGTCGGGCAAGTGTGTCTGTTCAAGTACGGTCAGGGCTGCCTTCGGGCCCTCGAGGAAGGCTTTGCAGCAGGCCAGTCCCCAGTAGGCCTCGATGGCGGCGCGAGGGTCGAGACCGCCCTGCTGCACGGCCGGCCGCAGCAACTGGGCTGCCTCCTCGCAGCGGACCAGGAGGGCGTACATCGTGCCGAGGTTCACTCTGGCCACCGCCTCGACCAGTTCCGCCCCCTCTGTGTGTGCCTGTTCGATGGCCTCGTGGTAGAGCCTCTCGGCCGTGGGCAGCTCGCCACGCCAGTGGGCGTAGCGGGCCAGCAGACAGGTTCGCAGGGCGCTGGGGGCGCAACGTTCGACCGCCTCGCGCAGAGCGGCGGTCCGGTCGCGGTCGTAGGTGGGCATGTAGCTCAGATGCATGGTGGCGGTCAGTAGCCTGCGTTCCACCTCGGCTCGGGTGGTGGAGAGTTCGGCCGCCCACAGCAGCAGAGTGGCGGCGCGGTCGGCGTGGTCGGCGGCGGCCTTCCGATGTGCCTCCTGCTCGAGTTCCCGGGCCAGTTCCGGGTCGGCGCTTCCCGCGGCGGCCACGCGGTGGGCCCAGGCGGCATCCTTGTTCACCAGCGGGACGGCCGCCCGGTGCAGCGCCTGGCGTTGCGGGGGAGGCAGGGCCTGGTAGACGGCGTCGCGCTGGAGCGCATGGTCGATCTGCACGGGACAGGAGGGGTCGGTGGGCCACCAGCGCACCAGCCCGTCGGCCAGTGCCGGTTCGAGAGCCTGGGCGGGGTCCTCGATGTCGGCCAGTGCTCCGGCCCAGGCCAGCGGGACGCGTGCGTCGAGTACCGAGAGTGCTTCCACGAGGGCGCGGGACTCCGGTGGCAGCCCGTTCAGCACGGAGCGGACGGTGGCTGTGAGCGAGCCGGGCACGGCGAAGGTGTATCCAGGGTCGGCCAGCCGGCTGGGCTCGGTGGTGGTCAGGACGGAGCGCAGGTAGAGCGGGTGGCCGCCGGTGTGCCGGCAAAGGCGCTGGGCGGCGGGCAACGGGAGCGTCTCACCGCTCAGCTCCGCGGTCAGGTGGATCACATCGTCGGTGTCGAGGCCGGTCAGATGGATGAGCTGGGTGTGCTCGACGGCTCGGATCAGTCGCTGCCAGGCTGTGGCGTCGTCGAGCGAGGGCGTTGCCGGCCCTGCGCCGCTGCGTGCTGTGAGGATCACCAGCACGCGATCGGCCCACAGGCGGCGCAGCACGAACCCGAGTGCTTTGACGGAGGCCTCGTCGGCCAGTGGAACGTCGTCGACGACGATCACTACCGGGTTGGTCTCCTCCAGTGTGCCGAGGAGACCGATCAGCTCGGCGCCCACGGCCATGGGGGCGGTGGTTGAGTCGACGCCTTGGACGAAGAGCGGGAAGTCCTTGAGTGTTCGCGGTTCGATCCGCCGGACCAGTTGCTCGATCGCCCCGAACGCCCAGTCCCGCTCGCTTGCGTCGCACCAGGCGTACAGGACGGTGAAGCCCTCCAGATCGCGGAGTGCGCGGCGTACCAGTGCGGTCTTGCCGATCCCTGCATCGCCGGTGATGACGGCGACGGAGGGCACCCCGGAGCGCGCGTCGTGAACCGCTTGGCGCAGCAGGGCGATTTCGGCCTCGCGGCCGACAAAGCTGTCCGCGTTTGGCGAGTCCATGGCAGACTCCTCGCTTCTGGTGCGTTCGACTCCGTACGGATGGGTATCCCGACTTGTCACCGTCACCAACAACCCATTGAACATTCAAACCCCTGTTGACGGGATTTCTCAATGGGGGCCGTCTTCCCTGGCGGTTCGGACGGGTCACTTTTGCCAGATTTTCCGGTACGCCTCCTGGTAACCCTGCGGGTTCCAGGACTCGGCTCCGCCGGAGTTGGCCGCCGTAATGATCTTCACGGGTGCGACGTAGCCGCTGGGCGGCCGGCCGGCGAAGGAGCGGTTGAACTCGTCCACGATCTGCCAGCCCTGCTCGGTCAGCGGTTCGGGCACGGTGGCCGCCTGGAATTGCTTGCTGTTGATCCGCTGGAAGGCCGAGGGGTCGCCGTCGCCGGCCCCGATGTTGTGGGGGCTTCCGCCGCCGTTCTTTCCGGCTGCGCGCAGAGCGGCTGCGCCGTCCGCGAAGTAGAGGTCGTTGATCGCGACGGAGTAGGTCCATCGGTTGCCGAACCGTGACAGCAGTGAGGAGACCTCCTGGGGCATACGGGTCACCGCGTCGGTGATTGGGATGTTCTCGTAGCTGAGCACTTGTGTGCTCGCGCAGCTTGTGAGCTCCTTTTTGATGAGCTGGCTCTTGTTCTCGGCGAAGGGGATCGAGGAGTCGGTGAAGACGACCACGCCGGCGTGGCCGCCGGACTTGGCGATGATCCAGTCCGCGCTCAGCCGGGAGACGTCCTCCACGCGAGTGGTGATGTTGTCGAACAAGCGGGGGTCGGCGCTGGGTCCTGGGTTGTCGACGGCGTGCCAGCCGATC includes:
- a CDS encoding branched-chain amino acid ABC transporter permease, which produces MSRTRVALVHLVKLTLVRHSLTALAGLALVFLVSGQLSPYRDLQAAQVAYTLCATAGLTFMAGLSGQVSVGQGALMAVGAYTTALLIGHLHWALAVVLLCSAAVAGTVGLVLAVAASRLRGVYLATATLALAVGLPALADYPGLSGALQGENGLTVNTSAPPAGLGPNFPLERWQAWVSGLCAVLTLWFLANLQRSRYGRLMRAAQDDESAAALSGVRIARLRVLAFVIAAACAGLGGGLLAWVNSLAAPGAFTLDLSIALLTAAILGGVGSLAGAVWGSLFLVVISSWTSGLSSSNQLPANVADNLPGAIYGVVLIVVMRGFPGGIQQGLRRLGARLARRVLISRRTEGGR
- a CDS encoding helix-turn-helix transcriptional regulator; its protein translation is MDSPNADSFVGREAEIALLRQAVHDARSGVPSVAVITGDAGIGKTALVRRALRDLEGFTVLYAWCDASERDWAFGAIEQLVRRIEPRTLKDFPLFVQGVDSTTAPMAVGAELIGLLGTLEETNPVVIVVDDVPLADEASVKALGFVLRRLWADRVLVILTARSGAGPATPSLDDATAWQRLIRAVEHTQLIHLTGLDTDDVIHLTAELSGETLPLPAAQRLCRHTGGHPLYLRSVLTTTEPSRLADPGYTFAVPGSLTATVRSVLNGLPPESRALVEALSVLDARVPLAWAGALADIEDPAQALEPALADGLVRWWPTDPSCPVQIDHALQRDAVYQALPPPQRQALHRAAVPLVNKDAAWAHRVAAAGSADPELARELEQEAHRKAAADHADRAATLLLWAAELSTTRAEVERRLLTATMHLSYMPTYDRDRTAALREAVERCAPSALRTCLLARYAHWRGELPTAERLYHEAIEQAHTEGAELVEAVARVNLGTMYALLVRCEEAAQLLRPAVQQGGLDPRAAIEAYWGLACCKAFLEGPKAALTVLEQTHLPDPADKVPDEQGMLAVCRGVFREQSGDLRRALDDLSTTLGRPRARVGYMRTAGLSYLADCQYQLGLWDQAAGTADQAMTVAVADGALPAAARAHSIACVLAAGRGHWAAAREHLRTCQQWVQGAAAPERDWVYPVRAEAALAQAQDDSEALYRVLEPVFARPTAGAYIAAKMWFLPLEVEALTDTGHLPAAERTLERLQALAADMVSLRLAAARAAGQLAEAHGLPDAAREAYETGLAQPSGEGDVPFHRARLEHALGRLLLASGDKPRALEQLNSAHERFGALGAAPFAERVARDLDAGGDHLATGPASATTALTDREQTIARLVATGLTNGEVARELFVSPKTVEYHLAHVFTKLGVASRRELRTTLSSH
- a CDS encoding substrate-binding domain-containing protein, whose protein sequence is MSLSVAVCTAVATAGCGSGSGSGGPATGTGCASAMARADQATAQAENVTTPWAGPTTGPRAMPGKTLVFVAETMTNPGVAGVAAGVRGAAQTIGWNVRVIDGQGTPTGLQAAMSEAVALRPSGIVIGGFDPRGTAQQVAQANAAGITLIGWHAVDNPGPSADPRLFDNITTRVEDVSRLSADWIIAKSGGHAGVVVFTDSSIPFAENKSQLIKKELTSCASTQVLSYENIPITDAVTRMPQEVSSLLSRFGNRWTYSVAINDLYFADGAAALRAAGKNGGGSPHNIGAGDGDPSAFQRINSKQFQAATVPEPLTEQGWQIVDEFNRSFAGRPPSGYVAPVKIITAANSGGAESWNPQGYQEAYRKIWQK